The Apium graveolens cultivar Ventura chromosome 6, ASM990537v1, whole genome shotgun sequence genome contains a region encoding:
- the LOC141664833 gene encoding putative receptor-like protein kinase At3g47110, whose protein sequence is MSSLSYISLTDNKLEGSLPPNLGFTLPNLQVFLAGGNKFLGPFPPSLTNASKLVCLDISDNNISGPIPMDWGRLSLEVLNLGVNPLGHNQPPGGGLSFLGTLVNSTRLRMLGLYNNGLNGEFPNSIVNFSQNLEILGLHQNYFHGRIPGEIGKLSNKRQLAFNDNMLSGSIPESICKLSKLGILFLYENNFSGVIPACMSNITGLLLLEMTSNKLHGSIPTPLFNLSSLQVLVLSENHLSGVIPQHISGLSSLSIHALDLHQNLLSGPLPSNIGSLTHLVELYLSDNKFEGELPTSLGDCVMLEKLDMERNLFEGEVPENGLFSNASAFSVVGNFRLCGGIQALQLPSCPADMLKTKKKKFSVKMIPLVVLLPLATLLTCITIVFFRMKKSKQKNVQLFVLHENCPRLSYQYLLLATMNFSPNNLLGEGRYGSVYKGSSVYKGILEPLQEIVAVKVLKVEVHGANKNFIAECETLRNVRHRNLIKIITACSSADYKGNDFKALVFEYMTNGSLDNWLHPNPYDQGNERNLTLYQRLNIAIDVALAVVYLHQESHTKIIHCDIKPSNVLLDEEFVARVSDFGLARFFLTNAVDLNQAPTSSTGVRGTVGYVPPEYGMGGKITAEGDVYSYGILLLEMFSGKSPTSSSILMQDANNLHDYVRKALPHRVMEIADPRIVQQENLANLGGESVRRSDMPDRMEACLTSVFEVGILCSVEMSRERIDIGAAVKQLQLARDKLLRLMQ, encoded by the exons ATGTCATCACTCTCATATATCAGCCTAACTGATAATAAGTTGGAAGGAAGCCTTCCACCAAATTTGGGCTTTACCCTTCCTAACCTGCAAGTATTCCTTGCCGGAGGAAACAAATTTTTAGGGCCTTTTCCACCATCCTTGACAAATGCTTCAAAGCTTGTATGTCTTGACATATCAGATAACAATATTAGTGGTCCTATACCAATGGATTGGGGAAGACTAAGCTTAGAAGTGCTAAACCTGGGCGTTAATCCGCTTGGACATAATCAGCCACCTGGTGGTGGCTTGAGCTTCCTCGGTACCTTGGTAAACAGTACCCGTTTAAGGATGTTGGGTTTATACAACAATGGTTTGAATGGGGAGTTTCCAAATTCGATTGTCAATTTCTCACAAAATTTAGAAATTCTGGGCCTCCACCAGAATTACTTCCACGGGAGAATACCCGGAGAGATTGGGAAACTTTCCAACAAGAGACAACTTGCATTTAATGACAACATGTTAAGTGGAAGTATTCCTGAATCAATCTGTAAGTTATCCAAGTTGGGAATTCTGTTTCTATATGAAAATAACTTTTCAGGAGTAATTCCAGCTTGCATGAGCAACATTACAGGATTGCTTCTTCTCGAAATGACCAGTAACAAGCTCCATGGAAGCATACCTACTCCCTTGTTTAATCTCTCATCTTTACAAGTGTTAGTACTTTCCGAGAACCACCTCAGTGGTGTGATACCTCAGCATATATCAGGACTTTCTTCTCTAAGCATTCATGCTCTAGACTTACATCAAAATCTATTGAGTGGGCCACTACCATCCAACATTGGCAGCTTAACACATCTGGTTGAGCTATATCTTTCAGACAACAAATTTGAAGGAGAATTACCCACTAGTCTGGGTGATTGTGTAATGTTGGAGAAACTGGACATGGAAAGAAATCTTTTTGAAG GTGAAGTGCCGGAAAATGGTCTGTTCTCAAATGCTAGTGCCTTTTCAGTTGTTGGTAATTTTCGGCTGTGTGGAGGTATTCAAGCCTTGCAACTGCCTTCTTGTCCTGCAGACATGTTAAAGACTAAAAAAAAGAAATTTTCAGTAAAAATGATACCCCTTGTAGTTCTTCTACCTCTTGCTACCTTGTTAACATGTATTACCATTGTTTTCTTTCGAATGAAGAAATCCAAGCAGAAAAACGTCCAATTGTTTGTTTTGCATGAAAATTGTCCGAGGCTTTCATATCAATATCTTCTACTAGCAACAATGAATTTCTCCCCAAACAATTTGCTTGGTGAGGGAAGATATGGTTCAGTCTACAAAGGAAGTTCAGTCTACAAAGGAATTCTTGAACCATTGCAAGAGATTGTTGCTGTGAAAGTACTAAAGGTTGAAGTTCATGGAGCTAACAAGAATTTCATCGCAGAATGTGAAACGTTGAGGAATGTTCGCCACCGGAACCTCATAAAGATCATCACAGCTTGCTCTAGCGCTGATTACAAGGGAAACGACTTCAAAGCATTGGTTTTTGAGTACATGACAAATGGGAGTCTAGACAACTGGTTACATCCAAATCCATATGACCAAGGGAATGAAAGAAATTTGACTCTATACCAAAGGTTGAATATTGCCATTGATGTAGCATTGGCGGTGGTTTACCTGCATCAGGAGTCTCACACAAAAATCATTCATTGTGATATAAAGCCAAGTAATGTTCTTCTTGATGAGGAATTTGTTGCTCGTGTTAGTGATTTTGGTTTGGCCAGATTTTTCTTAACCAATGCAGTTGACTTAAATCAAGCACCAACAAGTTCAACTGGTGTTCGAGGAACTGTTGGATATGTTCCCCCAG AGTATGGAATGGGTGGAAAGATCACTGCGGAGGGGGACGTGTACAGCTATGGAATTCTTTTACTAGAAATGTTTTCTGGGAAAAGTCCTACCAGTAGCAGCATATTGATGCAAGATGCTAACAATCTTCATGATTACGTGAGGAAAGCTCTTCCCCACAGAGTGATGGAGATTGCAGATCCCCGGATTGTACAACAGGAGAATCTTGCCAACCTGGGAGGTGAATCAGTTAGAAGGAGTGACATGCCTGACAGGATGGAAGCTTGCTTGACTTCAGTATTTGAAGTTGGAATATTATGTTCAGTTGAAATGTCAAGAGAACGCATCGATATAGGTGCTGCTGTCAAGCAGCTACAGTTGGCAAGAGACAAACTTCTACGACTCATGCAGTAA